In a single window of the Hydrogenobaculum sp. 3684 genome:
- the modA gene encoding molybdate ABC transporter substrate-binding protein — translation MVNLACAPNLEGIIDKITVAANIPTIVTIGENCLVYQRSLISSAEKPYDIFLAADIESAKELVDLGIGSDLRIYARGRLCLFAFDKKPSLEDIEKAHLIAIPDPSVAPYGRATYEFLKNTNLLDEHKLIFGRNPKEVLKIHKDRKTDLAFLPLSFVLANLKSENYFELDISYYKPIEQAGVIVNRTNEAILLFDFITNSEFAKNIFKEYGL, via the coding sequence ATGGTAAATTTAGCGTGTGCACCAAACTTAGAAGGAATAATTGATAAGATAACCGTTGCTGCAAATATTCCAACTATTGTAACAATAGGAGAAAACTGCCTAGTTTATCAACGCTCGCTCATAAGTTCAGCTGAAAAGCCTTATGATATATTTTTAGCTGCAGATATAGAATCCGCTAAAGAATTAGTTGACCTTGGCATAGGCTCTGACTTGAGGATATACGCCAGAGGAAGACTTTGTTTGTTTGCTTTTGATAAAAAACCATCTTTAGAAGATATAGAAAAAGCACATCTTATTGCTATACCAGACCCCAGTGTTGCACCTTATGGAAGAGCTACTTACGAATTTCTGAAAAATACAAACCTATTAGACGAACATAAGCTTATATTTGGTAGAAATCCAAAAGAGGTTTTGAAAATCCATAAAGATAGAAAAACTGACTTGGCGTTTTTGCCTCTTTCTTTTGTGCTGGCAAATCTAAAATCAGAAAACTATTTTGAATTGGACATTTCTTACTACAAACCAATAGAGCAGGCAGGTGTGATTGTTAACAGAACAAATGAGGCTATTTTGTTGTTTGATTTTATAACAAATAGCGAGTTTGCAAAAAATATCTTTAAGGAGTATGGGTTATGA
- the pth gene encoding aminoacyl-tRNA hydrolase — MIKALVGLGNPGPKYKDTKHNIGFKVIDEIAFKLHLKNPIEKYMSIVFHIKEKDVYLIKPQTFMNNSGIALRQFVEKTKIAPSDILVIYDDMDLPIGTIKIKPNGGSGGHNGVESIIRELRTQDFPRLRIGIGRPASKEEVTNYVLSPFEYKDTPIVKKTIEKASECAIRSLEEPLEYVMTLCNTKSS, encoded by the coding sequence ATGATAAAAGCTTTAGTGGGGCTTGGAAACCCAGGCCCCAAATACAAAGACACCAAGCACAACATAGGTTTTAAAGTAATAGACGAAATAGCTTTTAAATTGCATTTAAAAAATCCAATAGAAAAATATATGTCTATAGTTTTTCATATAAAAGAGAAAGATGTATATCTTATAAAACCACAAACCTTTATGAACAACTCTGGTATAGCACTTAGGCAGTTTGTGGAAAAAACAAAGATAGCGCCGAGTGATATACTTGTAATATACGATGACATGGATTTACCTATAGGCACTATAAAAATTAAGCCAAACGGAGGTTCTGGAGGTCACAACGGAGTGGAGTCTATTATAAGGGAGTTAAGAACCCAAGATTTTCCTAGGCTTAGAATAGGCATAGGAAGACCAGCTTCAAAAGAAGAGGTCACAAACTACGTTTTAAGTCCTTTTGAATACAAAGATACGCCTATTGTAAAAAAGACGATAGAGAAAGCTAGCGAATGCGCTATAAGAAGCTTAGAAGAGCCTTTAGAGTATGTTATGACTTTATGCAATACAAAAAGCTCTTAA
- a CDS encoding AbrB/MazE/SpoVT family DNA-binding domain-containing protein: MSLKPVTKYTLFKGVVTDLDVGEFRASIMVKFKNLELSAVIPKKMVTEWGLKIGDKVMVHIEEGGGIYIYKNKLT, translated from the coding sequence ATGAGCTTGAAGCCTGTAACGAAATATACTCTATTTAAGGGTGTTGTAACAGATTTAGACGTAGGTGAATTTAGAGCTTCTATAATGGTAAAGTTCAAAAATTTAGAGCTTTCAGCCGTTATACCAAAGAAAATGGTTACAGAATGGGGATTAAAAATTGGCGACAAAGTGATGGTCCACATAGAAGAAGGGGGCGGTATATATATTTACAAAAACAAACTTACATAA
- a CDS encoding ATP-binding cassette domain-containing protein gives MMEISIETKFFKFEINLSKSQILGIVGPSGIGKTTTLRAIAGLEEAKGKIVVDGEVWLDKNLSLAPKKRSIGFVFQDFALFPNMSVLENVAYASSKENALEILKAFNIEHLKDKRPNKLSGGERQRVAIARAIARAPKVLLMDEPFSALDRKTKHFIQDKILEFSKMHKFYTIFVAHDLTDVVRLSDLVFSVEDQKLLSKEEFEEYSLM, from the coding sequence ATGATGGAAATAAGTATTGAAACAAAGTTTTTTAAATTTGAAATCAACCTTTCTAAAAGCCAAATACTTGGTATAGTAGGCCCTTCTGGCATTGGTAAAACCACAACCTTAAGAGCAATAGCCGGTTTAGAAGAAGCTAAGGGTAAGATTGTAGTTGATGGTGAGGTATGGCTTGATAAAAATTTATCTTTAGCTCCCAAGAAGCGCTCTATAGGATTTGTATTTCAAGATTTTGCACTTTTCCCAAATATGAGCGTGCTTGAGAATGTAGCTTATGCCTCTTCAAAAGAAAATGCTTTAGAGATTTTAAAAGCTTTTAACATAGAACATCTAAAAGATAAACGCCCAAATAAACTATCGGGTGGCGAGCGTCAAAGGGTGGCAATAGCAAGAGCTATAGCAAGAGCTCCAAAAGTTTTACTTATGGATGAGCCTTTTTCAGCCCTTGATAGAAAAACAAAGCATTTTATTCAAGATAAGATATTGGAATTTTCAAAGATGCATAAGTTTTATACAATATTTGTAGCTCATGATCTTACAGATGTTGTAAGATTATCTGATTTAGTTTTTTCAGTGGAAGATCAAAAGCTTTTATCCAAAGAAGAGTTTGAAGAATATTCTTTAATGTAA
- the carA gene encoding glutamine-hydrolyzing carbamoyl-phosphate synthase small subunit has protein sequence MKAILCLEDGTYFIGKSFGKTGECFGEVVFNTAITGYQEIITDPSYKGQIVVMTNPQIGNYGVNNNDVESDSPKVAGFVVREISKIDSNHTSIDTLSSYLEKHNIVGISNIDTRALVKILRERGVTRGFISTIDLKPKVIYEKVKMVKDISSLDLVSEVTTDKIYTVHAYKSSKHFVLVDFGVKQSIIKYLVENDITCTVVPANTPKEDIEAMNPDAVFLSNGPGDPANVLNGIAIAKHFFGKKPVFGICLGHQIMSLAIGAKTYKLKFGHHGANHPVKDMRNNRVMITSQNHNYAVEDLPDFMEVTHINLLDNTIEGMIHKNIPYYSVQFHPEASPGPHDALYIFKEFKDMA, from the coding sequence ATGAAAGCAATCTTATGTCTTGAAGATGGTACATATTTTATAGGCAAATCCTTTGGTAAAACTGGTGAATGTTTTGGAGAAGTGGTATTTAACACAGCCATCACAGGTTATCAAGAGATTATAACAGATCCCTCTTACAAAGGCCAAATAGTAGTGATGACAAACCCCCAGATAGGAAACTACGGCGTAAACAACAACGATGTAGAATCAGACTCCCCAAAAGTTGCAGGTTTTGTAGTAAGGGAAATATCAAAAATAGATAGCAATCATACGTCTATAGACACTCTATCCTCTTATCTTGAAAAGCACAACATAGTAGGTATATCAAATATAGATACAAGGGCTTTGGTAAAAATACTACGAGAAAGGGGCGTTACCAGAGGATTTATATCTACTATAGACCTAAAGCCAAAAGTTATATACGAAAAAGTGAAAATGGTAAAAGATATATCTTCTCTTGATTTGGTATCTGAGGTCACTACAGATAAAATTTATACAGTTCATGCTTATAAAAGCTCAAAACACTTTGTATTGGTGGATTTTGGTGTAAAACAAAGTATAATAAAATATCTTGTAGAAAATGACATCACCTGCACAGTAGTACCAGCAAACACACCAAAAGAAGATATAGAAGCTATGAATCCAGATGCAGTGTTTTTATCAAATGGACCCGGAGACCCAGCAAATGTACTAAATGGTATTGCCATAGCCAAACATTTTTTTGGGAAAAAGCCTGTATTTGGAATATGCCTTGGTCATCAAATCATGTCTTTGGCAATCGGAGCTAAAACTTACAAGTTAAAATTTGGGCATCACGGAGCCAATCATCCTGTCAAGGATATGAGAAACAATAGAGTGATGATAACTTCTCAAAATCACAATTACGCCGTAGAAGATTTACCAGATTTTATGGAAGTCACACATATAAACCTTTTAGACAACACCATAGAGGGTATGATCCACAAAAATATACCTTATTATTCTGTGCAATTTCACCCAGAGGCCTCACCAGGTCCTCACGATGCTCTTTATATATTTAAAGAGTTCAAAGATATGGCTTAA
- the modD gene encoding ModD protein, giving the protein MIYITDEEIDNFIKDDVPYWDITTELLNIKSSASIAISNRKKECVLCGTEEAARIAEKLNLQINFVKPSGSVLKSEETFFEASGDAKDIHKAWRICLNILEYMSGIATQTYEMVRKAKSVREDIEIATTRKLIGFNKGLTIKSILIGGAIPHRLGLSESILIFDQHKVFFKTHEDLVKAIKILKQRAKEHKVCVEVSSLEEALGFIDIVDMIQFDKLNPDLLEKAVRHIKSIKPEMVILAAGGINMSNVEQYAGTGVDALVTSSLYQAPMMDFKAEIRPL; this is encoded by the coding sequence ATGATATATATAACAGATGAAGAAATAGATAATTTTATCAAGGATGATGTTCCTTATTGGGATATAACAACAGAACTTTTAAATATAAAATCTTCTGCCAGCATAGCTATATCCAATAGAAAAAAAGAATGTGTTCTTTGTGGTACAGAAGAAGCTGCGAGGATAGCCGAAAAGTTAAACCTACAAATAAATTTTGTTAAGCCGTCTGGTAGTGTTTTAAAATCTGAGGAAACGTTTTTTGAAGCATCAGGAGATGCAAAAGATATACATAAAGCCTGGAGAATATGTCTAAATATATTAGAGTATATGTCTGGTATAGCTACACAAACCTACGAAATGGTAAGAAAAGCTAAAAGCGTAAGAGAAGACATAGAAATAGCCACTACTAGAAAATTGATAGGCTTTAACAAAGGTTTAACTATAAAATCTATTTTGATAGGTGGAGCAATCCCTCATAGGCTTGGTTTATCTGAAAGTATATTGATTTTCGATCAACATAAGGTATTTTTTAAGACCCATGAAGATTTGGTAAAAGCCATTAAAATTTTAAAGCAAAGAGCAAAAGAACATAAAGTATGCGTAGAAGTTTCTTCCTTGGAAGAGGCTTTAGGCTTTATAGATATAGTTGATATGATACAATTTGATAAACTTAACCCTGATCTTTTAGAAAAGGCTGTAAGACACATAAAATCTATAAAACCAGAAATGGTTATTTTAGCGGCTGGCGGTATAAATATGTCAAATGTAGAGCAGTATGCTGGTACTGGTGTAGATGCACTGGTTACCTCAAGCCTATACCAAGCGCCCATGATGGATTTCAAGGCAGAAATAAGACCTTTATAA
- a CDS encoding LysM domain-containing protein has product MNRFLTMLAPAIGLGFMLYAASAHGNEGAGVYLNPEPDTCNNGAYWITCIDINKIKALGKEEHKPAPPPPPPPPPPPPPPPPPPPPPPQTPPPPPPPVSKPIVKPHAMYGYYRVKPCDTLSTIAQRIYGTQVYWPSIYDLNRRAIGRDPWILRVGMRLRYLVHLTPAEKARARREFNYWTLKYKDRKRNPLCILNGKPVEVKSHAKHMAKTAKKAHEKAKAAAKKAKKK; this is encoded by the coding sequence ATGAATAGGTTTCTTACAATGCTGGCACCAGCCATAGGACTGGGGTTCATGCTTTATGCAGCAAGCGCGCACGGAAATGAAGGAGCAGGTGTGTATTTAAACCCAGAACCAGACACCTGTAACAATGGCGCTTATTGGATTACATGTATTGACATCAACAAGATCAAAGCTCTTGGTAAAGAAGAGCACAAACCAGCCCCTCCACCACCTCCACCACCCCCACCTCCACCACCTCCACCTCCACCACCTCCACCTCCACCACCACAAACACCACCACCTCCACCACCTCCAGTAAGTAAGCCAATAGTAAAACCACACGCTATGTACGGTTATTACAGAGTAAAACCATGCGATACTCTTTCTACAATAGCTCAAAGGATTTACGGTACCCAAGTATATTGGCCATCAATCTATGACCTAAACAGAAGAGCCATAGGTAGAGACCCATGGATATTAAGGGTAGGCATGAGGCTAAGATACTTAGTACACCTCACACCAGCAGAAAAGGCAAGGGCAAGACGTGAGTTCAACTACTGGACACTCAAGTACAAAGACAGAAAACGCAACCCTCTATGTATACTCAACGGCAAACCAGTAGAAGTAAAATCTCACGCCAAACACATGGCAAAAACCGCCAAAAAAGCTCACGAAAAAGCTAAAGCTGCAGCTAAGAAAGCCAAGAAGAAATAA
- a CDS encoding nitrogen fixation protein NifZ, which produces MLPWGELLLPKGAEGVVIDIGRFLQTQVVYVVNFLENGKIVGCLEHELEACNEIYSI; this is translated from the coding sequence GTGTTACCCTGGGGTGAGCTACTTCTACCAAAAGGCGCTGAAGGAGTGGTGATAGACATAGGTAGATTTTTGCAAACACAAGTGGTGTATGTGGTAAATTTTTTAGAGAATGGTAAAATAGTGGGGTGTTTGGAGCATGAGCTTGAAGCCTGTAACGAAATATACTCTATTTAA
- the modB gene encoding molybdate ABC transporter permease subunit — protein sequence MIDYSPFLISFEVAISTTIVLGVVGIFISYFLAFSKSVLADIVEPFIMSPLVLPPTVLGFYIMYIFGLQSPLGRLLNNIGIHLLFNFNGLLLGSIIYSLPFAVSPVVSGFRSVPKSIIEASYTLGKSKFYTLLKVIIPNSKYSIISALVLVFSHTIGEFGVVLMVGGDIPGKTRTASIAIFDYVQELNYKQANITALILFAIAMSTLIFLQILKRFQER from the coding sequence ATGATAGATTACAGCCCTTTTTTGATAAGCTTTGAAGTGGCTATATCCACTACGATAGTCCTCGGCGTGGTGGGAATTTTTATATCCTATTTTTTAGCTTTTAGTAAAAGCGTATTGGCAGATATCGTAGAACCTTTTATCATGAGCCCTTTGGTGCTTCCTCCCACTGTGCTTGGGTTTTATATCATGTATATATTTGGGCTTCAAAGCCCATTGGGAAGGTTGTTAAACAACATTGGTATACATCTTCTTTTTAACTTTAACGGTCTTCTTTTGGGTTCTATCATATACAGCTTGCCTTTCGCTGTTTCTCCGGTAGTGTCAGGCTTTAGATCTGTGCCAAAATCTATCATAGAAGCCTCTTATACACTTGGAAAATCAAAGTTTTACACGCTTCTAAAAGTTATAATACCAAACTCCAAATATTCTATAATAAGTGCTTTGGTGCTTGTATTTTCTCATACCATCGGTGAGTTTGGCGTTGTGCTTATGGTAGGGGGTGATATTCCTGGTAAAACTAGGACCGCTTCTATAGCTATATTTGATTATGTACAAGAACTAAACTATAAACAAGCAAACATCACAGCTTTGATACTCTTTGCAATAGCTATGAGTACACTTATTTTTTTACAAATTTTAAAAAGGTTTCAAGAAAGATGA
- a CDS encoding MBL fold metallo-hydrolase, with amino-acid sequence MVNCIKLYDDGNHKFILLKGMRLSGDYIWTNEYMIVEKNYAVLIDPGSIYSFFQVYDSILDYVSSDDIKIVFYSHQDPDLASGITMLMANTKADVYISKLWKRFISHFGIKDMTKIKEIPDNGMSIILPSGNEIEFIPAHFLHSVGNFSLYDKKSGILFSGDIGASIVTNEEEGIFVEDFDEHLPKMESFHKIYMQSNIVCRRWVEQVRKRNVNMIAPQHGKIFKGENVNKFLNWLYQLRCGLDILDDIYPKA; translated from the coding sequence ATGGTAAATTGTATAAAGTTATATGACGATGGAAATCATAAGTTTATATTGTTAAAAGGCATGAGACTTAGCGGAGATTATATATGGACCAACGAGTATATGATTGTAGAGAAAAACTATGCAGTTTTAATAGACCCAGGCAGTATATATTCATTTTTCCAAGTTTACGATTCAATACTTGATTATGTTAGTTCTGATGATATAAAAATTGTATTTTATTCTCACCAAGATCCCGATTTAGCTTCCGGTATAACTATGCTTATGGCAAATACTAAAGCAGATGTGTACATATCTAAACTATGGAAAAGATTTATATCTCACTTCGGCATAAAAGATATGACTAAAATAAAAGAAATTCCTGATAATGGTATGAGTATAATCCTACCTAGCGGTAATGAAATTGAGTTTATACCAGCCCATTTCCTTCACAGTGTAGGAAATTTCTCCCTTTACGATAAAAAATCTGGTATTTTGTTTAGTGGAGATATAGGAGCCTCTATTGTCACGAACGAAGAAGAAGGTATATTTGTGGAAGATTTTGATGAACATTTACCAAAAATGGAATCTTTTCATAAAATATACATGCAAAGCAATATAGTCTGTAGAAGATGGGTAGAACAAGTAAGGAAAAGAAATGTAAATATGATAGCTCCACAGCATGGAAAGATATTTAAGGGAGAAAATGTAAACAAATTTTTAAACTGGCTATATCAACTTCGATGCGGTTTAGATATTTTAGATGACATATATCCAAAAGCTTAA
- a CDS encoding MFS transporter → MYKNIAYISIFRVLRGIAGGIIMVVFPYLILKDFHKSIGYLGIIYALATISTALLSVVGGVIADVWHRKNAVILISLLLPISGILVYFKASYVIAFLSAVLGGYSATGSLMSGGVGGAVMPMVNALATDIIPKEKRVFAYSVFTFLTGISGAFGAYLVKYIPNDKDAFLIASLLSFVGILFIIPIDAYHKKGRIDTLTSKKTIGQFSVVGFLNGFSQGLITPFLIPFFIIVYHIKKSDMASWAFVGGVLASFAPLFANILYRHLGNLKSIILTRTIGTLMIFFMPLVKNLYIDLILYSLYPSFRVLALPIQQSMMSEMVDASEMARAFSLNQISRLGASSIGTFLTSFLWELSYVGLPFFIYSSIMAFNIFLYKKFFGNKE, encoded by the coding sequence ATGTATAAAAACATAGCTTATATTTCTATATTTAGGGTTTTAAGGGGTATCGCTGGTGGGATTATTATGGTGGTTTTCCCTTACCTTATTTTAAAAGATTTCCATAAAAGCATAGGATACTTAGGGATTATATACGCTTTGGCTACCATCTCAACAGCGCTTTTATCTGTGGTGGGCGGTGTAATAGCGGATGTGTGGCATAGGAAAAACGCCGTTATATTGATATCTTTGCTTTTACCTATCAGTGGGATACTTGTTTATTTTAAGGCTTCTTACGTGATTGCTTTTTTAAGTGCTGTTTTAGGTGGATATTCTGCTACTGGTTCTTTAATGAGCGGTGGGGTTGGTGGGGCTGTGATGCCTATGGTAAACGCTTTAGCCACAGATATAATTCCAAAAGAAAAAAGAGTGTTTGCCTATTCTGTATTCACTTTCCTAACAGGTATATCTGGGGCCTTTGGAGCTTATTTGGTAAAATATATTCCAAACGATAAGGATGCTTTCTTGATAGCCTCTTTGCTGTCTTTTGTTGGCATACTTTTCATAATACCTATAGACGCCTATCACAAAAAAGGTCGGATAGATACTCTTACCAGTAAAAAAACCATAGGTCAGTTTTCGGTAGTAGGGTTTTTAAACGGCTTTTCCCAAGGGCTTATAACACCATTTTTGATTCCATTTTTTATAATAGTTTATCATATAAAAAAATCAGATATGGCCTCCTGGGCTTTTGTGGGCGGAGTTTTGGCTTCTTTTGCACCCCTTTTTGCCAACATATTGTATAGACATCTTGGTAATCTTAAAAGTATAATACTTACAAGAACCATAGGCACTCTAATGATATTTTTTATGCCACTTGTAAAAAACCTATACATAGATTTGATCCTTTATAGCCTTTATCCTTCTTTTAGAGTATTGGCGCTTCCAATCCAGCAATCCATGATGAGTGAGATGGTGGACGCTTCCGAAATGGCGAGGGCTTTTAGCCTAAATCAAATATCAAGATTGGGAGCTTCATCGATTGGAACGTTTTTAACGAGCTTTTTATGGGAGCTTTCATATGTGGGTTTACCGTTTTTTATATATTCGTCTATTATGGCTTTTAATATATTTTTATATAAAAAATTCTTTGGAAACAAAGAATGA
- a CDS encoding FlgO family outer membrane protein translates to MQYKKLLKFLPILIISAINLSCSSITSTINYEAYKFGIEKSKAPLKYLADRMAYHTCPTFKVYNKTYTIPVVAVMTYVDSNNINYTSALGKTLTELFKDALIRECHVKIIEINLSKYVTVNSHGDVALSSNVNDLRTKFRTSYIYQGMYTLTRHQLIVYTRLINLRTGNIDKAYTDEIPVNDEIRELHDE, encoded by the coding sequence ATGCAATACAAAAAGCTCTTAAAGTTTTTACCTATTTTAATAATTTCTGCTATAAATTTAAGTTGCTCTTCTATAACCTCTACGATAAACTATGAAGCCTACAAATTTGGCATAGAAAAATCTAAAGCTCCCTTAAAATATCTTGCAGACAGGATGGCTTATCATACATGTCCAACATTCAAAGTATATAACAAAACTTATACTATACCTGTGGTGGCTGTAATGACTTATGTGGATTCAAACAACATAAACTATACGAGCGCTTTGGGTAAAACACTAACAGAGCTTTTTAAAGATGCTCTTATAAGAGAATGTCATGTGAAAATCATAGAAATAAATTTATCCAAGTATGTGACGGTAAATTCCCATGGTGATGTAGCTCTTTCTTCCAATGTAAACGATTTGAGGACAAAATTTAGAACCTCTTACATATACCAAGGGATGTATACACTTACAAGACATCAGCTCATAGTATACACGAGACTTATAAACCTAAGAACAGGCAACATAGACAAAGCTTATACGGATGAAATACCAGTTAACGACGAGATAAGAGAACTCCACGACGAATAG